In Nocardioides conyzicola, one genomic interval encodes:
- a CDS encoding sensor histidine kinase produces the protein MDRPAPEEYQPPLRWWSHAWRVAVMLVISAIGWVPVAERQSDDHPYLFVADILIGLAGYVAVFYRRRWPVPIALALTLASAVSGCVAGPAVLAVTSLATRRRWRELAVIGSVSFAAAQLFTTMNPTNNGEPAWVTVLVNAIFTAAILAWGMYIGSRRELIWTLRHRAERAEAEQELRIAQARSTERARIAREMHDVLAHRISQVSMHAGALTFRVDLTADEMRASAGVIQQQAHEALTDLRGVLGVLRDRTGEIASAPQPTYADLADLVDDATAAGARIELEDLVSDRSVPDAVGRTVYRMVQEGITNARKHAPGALLTVRVSGSPEEGIDLLLRNPVGFGPTSTPGAGLGLIGLTERAELRGGSLSAGRDGSTFVLHGWIPWSA, from the coding sequence GTGGACCGACCCGCCCCCGAGGAGTACCAGCCGCCGCTGCGGTGGTGGAGCCACGCCTGGCGGGTGGCGGTCATGCTGGTCATCAGCGCGATCGGCTGGGTCCCTGTCGCCGAGAGGCAGTCGGACGACCACCCCTACCTCTTCGTCGCCGACATCCTCATCGGGCTGGCCGGGTACGTCGCCGTCTTCTACCGCCGCCGCTGGCCGGTGCCGATCGCGCTGGCCCTCACCCTGGCGAGCGCGGTCTCCGGCTGCGTCGCGGGTCCGGCCGTCCTCGCGGTCACGTCCCTGGCGACGCGGCGTCGCTGGCGCGAGCTGGCCGTCATCGGCTCGGTCTCCTTCGCCGCGGCCCAGCTCTTCACGACGATGAACCCCACCAACAACGGCGAGCCCGCCTGGGTCACCGTTCTCGTGAACGCGATCTTCACGGCTGCGATCCTCGCCTGGGGCATGTACATCGGCTCCCGGCGTGAGCTGATCTGGACGCTGCGCCACCGGGCGGAACGCGCCGAGGCCGAGCAGGAGCTGCGGATCGCCCAGGCGCGCAGCACCGAGCGCGCCCGGATCGCCCGCGAGATGCACGACGTGCTGGCGCACCGGATCTCGCAGGTCTCCATGCACGCCGGGGCGCTGACCTTCCGCGTCGACCTGACCGCCGACGAGATGCGCGCCAGCGCAGGCGTGATCCAGCAGCAGGCGCACGAGGCGCTGACCGACCTGCGCGGCGTCCTCGGGGTGCTCCGCGACCGCACCGGCGAGATCGCGAGCGCTCCGCAGCCGACGTACGCCGACCTCGCCGACCTGGTCGACGACGCGACGGCCGCCGGCGCCCGGATCGAGCTCGAGGACCTGGTGTCCGACCGCTCGGTGCCCGACGCCGTCGGGCGCACCGTCTACCGGATGGTCCAGGAGGGCATCACCAACGCCCGCAAGCACGCCCCGGGCGCGCTGCTGACGGTGCGGGTCAGCGGCTCCCCCGAGGAGGGCATCGACCTGCTGCTCCGCAACCCGGTCGGCTTCGGCCCCACCAGCACCCCTGGCGCGGGCCTCGGGCTGATCGGTCTCACCGAGCGCGCGGAGCTGCGCGGTGGCAGCCTCAGCGCCGGCCGCGACGGATCGACGTTCGTCCTCCACGGCTGGATACCGTGGTCGGCATGA
- a CDS encoding response regulator transcription factor gives MNTPPTTVLVVDDDPLVRSALRLMLGGQPELEVIGEAADGQEAMRLSDLLHPDVVLMDIRMPRLDGLGATRELHTRPQPPRVIVLTTFDADEYVVEALAAGADGFLLKDTPPAQIIDAIRKVVDDEPMLSPSVTRTLIRRLRDVPDGAEDSAAARVVSAEARLSLLTDRERDVALAVGRGLSNADIAADLYLSVPTVKAHVSRLFDKLQVTNRVQIAICVHDAGLA, from the coding sequence ATGAACACCCCGCCGACGACCGTGCTCGTCGTCGATGACGACCCACTGGTGCGCTCCGCCCTGCGGCTGATGCTGGGTGGGCAGCCCGAGCTCGAGGTGATCGGTGAGGCGGCGGACGGCCAGGAGGCGATGCGGCTGAGCGACCTGCTGCACCCCGACGTGGTCCTGATGGACATCCGGATGCCGCGCCTGGACGGCCTCGGCGCCACCCGCGAGCTGCACACCCGGCCGCAGCCGCCCCGAGTCATCGTGCTGACCACCTTCGACGCCGACGAGTACGTCGTGGAGGCGTTGGCGGCGGGAGCCGACGGGTTCCTGCTCAAGGACACCCCACCGGCGCAGATCATCGATGCGATCCGCAAGGTCGTCGACGACGAGCCGATGCTCTCCCCGTCGGTGACCCGGACCCTGATCCGGCGGCTGCGTGACGTCCCCGACGGTGCCGAGGACTCGGCCGCCGCCCGCGTCGTCTCGGCCGAGGCCCGGCTGTCGCTGCTCACCGACCGTGAGCGCGACGTCGCCCTGGCCGTGGGCCGGGGGCTGAGCAACGCCGACATCGCGGCCGACCTCTACCTCTCGGTCCCGACCGTCAAGGCCCACGTCTCCCGGCTCTTCGACAAGCTGCAGGTGACCAACCGCGTCCAGATCGCGATCTGCGTCCACGACGCTGGTCTCGCGTGA
- a CDS encoding MBL fold metallo-hydrolase, producing the protein MKVTVVGCSGSYPGPDSPASCYLLEAEHEGRTWRVLVDLGNGALGALQRYADPLSIDAVLVSHLHADHCLDLCGFYVMRKYHPTGPQPRIPVWGPPDTADRMARAYDLPVDPGMTAEFDFRVWGDPVGIGPFTVTPVPVTHPVPAFGLRISADGVTLGYTGDTGPCAALDEVARDADLLLAEASFVSGEPNPPDLHLTGVDAGAAASRGGSRQLVLTHVPPWHDPEVALAEARTAYDGPVSLARAGATYDL; encoded by the coding sequence GTGAAGGTCACCGTCGTCGGCTGCTCCGGCAGCTACCCCGGCCCGGACTCCCCGGCGAGCTGCTACCTGCTCGAGGCCGAGCACGAGGGGCGCACGTGGCGGGTCCTCGTCGACCTCGGCAACGGCGCGCTCGGTGCGCTCCAGAGGTACGCCGACCCGCTCAGCATCGACGCGGTGCTCGTCAGCCACCTGCACGCCGACCACTGCCTCGACCTCTGCGGCTTCTACGTGATGCGCAAGTACCACCCGACCGGCCCGCAGCCGCGGATCCCCGTCTGGGGCCCGCCCGACACCGCCGACCGGATGGCGCGCGCCTACGACCTGCCGGTCGACCCCGGGATGACCGCGGAGTTCGACTTCCGGGTGTGGGGCGACCCGGTGGGCATCGGCCCGTTCACCGTGACGCCGGTGCCGGTGACCCACCCGGTGCCGGCCTTCGGGCTGCGGATCAGCGCCGACGGGGTGACGCTCGGCTACACCGGCGACACCGGGCCGTGCGCCGCCCTGGACGAGGTCGCGCGCGATGCCGACCTGCTCCTCGCGGAGGCGTCGTTCGTGTCGGGGGAGCCGAACCCGCCCGACCTGCACCTCACCGGCGTCGACGCCGGTGCTGCGGCGAGCCGGGGCGGGTCGCGGCAGCTCGTGCTCACCCACGTGCCGCCGTGGCACGACCCCGAGGTCGCGCTGGCCGAGGCGCGCACGGCGTACGACGGCCCCGTCTCCCTGGCGCGGGCCGGCGCGACGTACGACCTCTGA
- a CDS encoding alkaline phosphatase family protein has product MASRLGPLVCVLTLTLLVPTGAASGQTSAPPLEREPVPSAMRVLAISVDGLNTDAIRRLGTKDAPTFHRLLREGAGTLNARTEYEQNVTLPNHTGMMTGRRVDRKHGGHGVTWDDDRPRMTVGKAAGHSVESVFSVVHAAGGTTALFSTKEKFALYQRSWPRSIDRYSMTEDQAQLVRWATSDLVSTDRPFTFLHVSLPDRFGHAYGGMSKQYLAAVHRTDRQLGALLRAVDGDPDLADHLTVILTADHGFMPGRTTHSPKVLANYRIPFVAWGAGVSHGDLYALNPDYRDPGTTRPTYAARRQPVRNGDQGNLALDLLGLRAIKGSELDARQNLDVS; this is encoded by the coding sequence ATGGCTTCGCGTCTCGGCCCCCTGGTCTGCGTCCTCACCCTGACCCTGCTCGTCCCAACCGGGGCGGCGAGCGGTCAGACGTCCGCCCCACCGCTCGAACGAGAGCCGGTCCCGAGCGCGATGCGGGTGCTGGCCATCTCGGTCGACGGCCTCAACACCGACGCGATCCGGCGCCTCGGCACGAAGGACGCCCCGACGTTCCACCGGCTGCTCCGCGAGGGCGCCGGCACGCTCAACGCGCGCACGGAGTACGAGCAGAACGTCACGCTGCCCAACCACACCGGCATGATGACCGGCCGCCGGGTCGACCGGAAGCACGGCGGGCACGGCGTGACCTGGGACGACGACCGCCCGCGGATGACCGTCGGGAAGGCGGCCGGACACTCGGTCGAGTCGGTCTTCAGCGTGGTCCACGCCGCCGGCGGCACCACCGCGCTCTTCTCGACCAAGGAGAAGTTCGCGCTCTACCAGCGCTCGTGGCCGCGCAGCATCGACCGGTACTCGATGACCGAGGACCAGGCCCAGCTGGTGCGCTGGGCGACCTCGGACCTGGTCTCCACCGACCGGCCGTTCACCTTCCTGCACGTCTCGCTGCCCGACCGCTTCGGCCATGCGTACGGCGGGATGTCGAAGCAGTACCTCGCCGCCGTGCACCGGACCGACCGGCAGCTCGGCGCCCTCCTCCGGGCCGTCGACGGCGACCCCGACCTGGCCGACCACCTCACGGTCATCCTCACCGCGGACCACGGCTTCATGCCCGGCCGCACCACGCACAGCCCCAAGGTGCTCGCCAACTACCGGATCCCGTTCGTGGCCTGGGGCGCCGGCGTGAGCCACGGCGACCTCTACGCCCTCAACCCGGACTACCGCGACCCGGGCACGACGCGCCCGACGTACGCCGCCCGGCGGCAGCCGGTCCGCAACGGCGACCAGGGCAACCTGGCGCTCGACCTGCTCGGGCTGCGGGCGATCAAGGGCAGCGAGCTCGACGCCCGGCAGAACCTCGACGTGAGCTGA
- a CDS encoding cysteine synthase, translating to MTRYDNLLASVGGTPLVGLPRLSPSPDVRLWAKLEDRNPTGSIKDRPALKMIEEAEKDGTLRPGCTILEPTSGNTGISLAMAAKLKGYRIVCVMPENTSEERRQLLRMWGAEIVSSPAAGGSNEAVRVAKKVAAEHPDWVMLYQYGNAANALSHEESTGPELLADLPSITHFVAGLGTTGTLMGVSRFFRATKPDVRIVAAEPRYGELVYGLRNLDEGFVPELYDADLIDTRFSVGPRDAVRRVRELLELEGIFAGISTGAILHAALGQAAKAVKAGETADIAFVVCDGGWKYLSTGAYEGTIDDAESRLDGQLWA from the coding sequence ATGACGCGCTACGACAACCTCCTCGCCTCCGTCGGCGGTACGCCGCTCGTCGGGCTGCCGCGGCTGTCGCCCAGCCCCGACGTACGCCTCTGGGCCAAGCTCGAGGACCGCAACCCGACCGGCTCGATCAAGGACCGCCCGGCCCTGAAGATGATCGAGGAGGCGGAGAAGGACGGCACGCTCCGCCCGGGCTGCACCATCCTCGAGCCGACGTCGGGCAACACCGGCATCTCGCTCGCGATGGCCGCCAAGCTCAAGGGCTACCGGATCGTCTGCGTGATGCCCGAGAACACCTCCGAGGAGCGCCGCCAGCTGCTCCGGATGTGGGGCGCCGAGATCGTCTCCTCCCCGGCCGCCGGGGGCTCCAACGAGGCCGTGCGGGTGGCCAAGAAGGTCGCCGCGGAGCACCCCGACTGGGTGATGCTCTACCAGTACGGCAACGCCGCCAACGCGCTCTCCCACGAGGAGAGCACCGGGCCCGAGCTGCTCGCCGACCTCCCGTCGATCACCCACTTCGTCGCCGGGCTCGGCACCACCGGCACGCTGATGGGCGTGAGCCGCTTCTTCCGCGCCACCAAGCCGGACGTCCGGATCGTCGCCGCCGAGCCGCGGTACGGCGAGCTCGTCTACGGCCTGCGCAACCTCGACGAGGGCTTCGTCCCCGAGCTGTACGACGCCGACCTGATCGACACCCGCTTCTCGGTCGGCCCGCGCGACGCCGTACGCCGCGTTCGGGAGCTGCTCGAGCTCGAGGGCATCTTCGCCGGCATCTCCACCGGCGCGATCCTGCACGCCGCGCTCGGCCAGGCCGCCAAGGCGGTCAAGGCCGGGGAGACGGCCGACATCGCGTTCGTCGTGTGCGACGGCGGCTGGAAGTACCTGTCGACCGGCGCCTACGAAGGCACCATCGACGACGCCGAGAGCCGGCTCGACGGCCAGCTCTGGGCATGA
- a CDS encoding NYN domain-containing protein, translating to MSARRTYVLVDGENIDATLGNSLLGRRPAPEERPRWERVTEFAERTWGQPVTGLFFLNASNGNLPSSFVQALLAMDYRPIPLAGGSDQKVVDVGIQRTLSALLTHDDADVLLASHDADFAEHLGDLLGGDRKLGLIGLREFMSTHLTGLGVPLFDLEDDVNAFTQPLPRVRIIPLAEFDPEKFLR from the coding sequence GTGAGCGCGCGTCGTACCTATGTCCTCGTCGACGGCGAGAACATCGACGCGACGCTCGGCAACTCCCTGCTGGGACGCCGCCCCGCACCCGAGGAGCGGCCCCGCTGGGAGCGGGTGACGGAGTTCGCCGAACGCACCTGGGGCCAGCCGGTCACCGGACTGTTCTTCCTCAACGCCAGCAACGGCAACCTGCCGTCGTCGTTCGTGCAGGCGCTCCTCGCGATGGACTACCGGCCGATCCCGCTCGCGGGCGGGTCCGACCAGAAGGTCGTCGACGTCGGCATCCAGCGCACCCTGTCGGCGCTGCTCACCCACGACGACGCGGACGTGCTGCTCGCCAGCCACGACGCCGACTTCGCCGAGCACCTCGGCGACCTGCTGGGTGGAGACCGCAAGCTCGGCCTGATCGGGCTGCGCGAGTTCATGAGCACCCACCTCACCGGTCTCGGCGTCCCGCTCTTCGACCTCGAGGACGACGTCAACGCGTTCACCCAGCCGCTGCCGCGGGTGCGGATCATCCCGCTGGCCGAGTTCGACCCGGAGAAGTTCCTGCGATGA
- a CDS encoding MoaD family protein — protein MAIEVRIPTILRNYTGGEKAVNADGASLSALIDDLEASHPGIKDRLLENGDLRRFVNVYVNDEDVRFIGGLEAVLSDGDQVVVLPAVAGG, from the coding sequence ATGGCCATCGAGGTCCGGATCCCGACCATCCTGCGCAACTACACGGGCGGCGAGAAGGCGGTCAACGCCGACGGCGCCAGCCTGAGCGCGCTCATCGACGACCTCGAGGCCAGCCACCCCGGCATCAAGGACCGCCTCCTCGAGAACGGCGACCTGCGCCGGTTCGTCAACGTCTACGTCAACGACGAGGACGTGCGCTTCATCGGCGGGCTCGAGGCCGTGCTCAGCGACGGCGACCAGGTCGTCGTCCTCCCCGCCGTCGCCGGCGGGTGA
- a CDS encoding M67 family metallopeptidase codes for MLTIDRATYDGIVAHAKRDHPDEACGVVAGPEGSDRPERLVEMVNAAGSPTFYEFDSTDLLQLYKEMDQNDEEPVVVYHSHTATEAYPSRTDIGLASEPNAHYVLVSTRDHGNNDGPVEFRSYRIVDGEVTEEEVTVVDDLPAKN; via the coding sequence GTGCTGACCATCGACCGAGCGACGTACGACGGCATCGTCGCCCACGCCAAGCGTGACCACCCCGACGAGGCCTGCGGCGTCGTCGCCGGTCCCGAGGGCAGCGACCGCCCCGAGCGGCTGGTCGAGATGGTGAACGCCGCCGGGTCGCCCACGTTCTACGAGTTCGACTCCACCGACCTGCTCCAGCTCTACAAGGAGATGGACCAGAACGACGAGGAGCCGGTCGTCGTCTACCACTCGCACACGGCCACCGAGGCCTATCCCAGCCGCACGGACATCGGCCTCGCGAGCGAGCCCAACGCCCACTACGTGCTGGTCAGCACGCGCGACCACGGGAATAACGACGGTCCCGTGGAGTTCAGGTCCTACAGAATCGTCGACGGCGAGGTGACCGAGGAAGAGGTCACCGTCGTGGACGACCTGCCAGCAAAGAACTGA